Proteins from one Candidatus Methylomirabilis sp. genomic window:
- the nusG gene encoding transcription termination/antitermination protein NusG: MESPRTEHAGVDMVISEGQLAEAPEAQPPKVVPPSHRWYVVHTYSGFENKVKASIEQQVTAKGMGDQVSEILIPTEKVVELKKGKRKEGLRKFFPGYLLIRMEISDDLWYLIKNTPKVTGFVGPGTRPTPIPDSEVAQIMQQVEEGVEKPKHRVHFVKGESVRVVDGPFTNFTGLVEEVKPDKGRLKVMVSIFGRPTPVDLEFLQVEKV, translated from the coding sequence ATGGAATCTCCGCGCACCGAGCACGCAGGGGTGGACATGGTCATCTCGGAGGGCCAGCTGGCGGAAGCCCCGGAAGCCCAGCCCCCCAAGGTGGTTCCTCCCTCTCACCGGTGGTACGTCGTCCACACCTACTCGGGCTTCGAGAACAAGGTGAAGGCGAGCATCGAGCAGCAGGTGACGGCCAAGGGGATGGGCGATCAGGTGAGCGAGATTCTCATCCCGACCGAGAAGGTGGTGGAGCTCAAGAAGGGGAAGCGGAAGGAGGGCCTCCGGAAGTTCTTCCCGGGCTACCTCCTCATCCGGATGGAGATCTCCGACGACCTCTGGTACCTGATCAAGAACACCCCCAAGGTGACCGGCTTCGTCGGCCCCGGGACCCGACCCACCCCGATCCCGGACAGCGAGGTCGCCCAGATCATGCAGCAGGTCGAGGAGGGGGTGGAGAAGCCGAAGCACCGGGTCCACTTCGTGAAGGGGGAGAGCGTCCGGGTGGTTGACGGTCCCTTCACCAACTTCACCGGCCTCGTCGAAGAGGTCAAACCGGACAAGGGGCGCCTCAAGGTCATGGTCAGCATCTTCGGCCGCCCCACGCCCGTGGATCTCGAGTTCCTCCAGGTCGAGAAGGTCTGA